A genomic segment from Curtobacterium sp. MCSS17_007 encodes:
- a CDS encoding phosphoribosyltransferase, with translation MPISSEPGSAEQAPSTVTVTSGPEVLGWLEFGDAARLLAKDVLSSGFEPEVVVAVARGGLIIAGAVAYALGTKECGSINVEFYTDVEQRLDEPVILSPALDAPSLAGKRVLVVDDVSDSGRTLRLVVDIIRNAGADVRSACLYSKPGTVLEPDHVWRRVDGWITFPWSALAPVTAES, from the coding sequence ATGCCGATCAGCAGCGAACCCGGGTCAGCCGAGCAGGCTCCCTCGACCGTGACCGTGACGAGCGGGCCCGAGGTGCTCGGCTGGTTGGAGTTCGGCGACGCGGCACGGTTGCTCGCCAAGGACGTCCTGTCGTCCGGCTTCGAGCCCGAGGTCGTCGTCGCGGTCGCCCGCGGCGGCCTGATCATCGCCGGCGCCGTCGCCTACGCGCTCGGCACCAAGGAGTGCGGCTCGATCAACGTCGAGTTCTACACCGACGTCGAGCAGCGGCTGGACGAGCCGGTCATCCTGTCGCCCGCGCTCGACGCGCCGAGCCTGGCGGGCAAGCGCGTCCTCGTGGTCGACGACGTCTCCGACTCCGGCCGCACCCTGCGCCTCGTGGTCGACATCATCCGGAACGCCGGCGCCGACGTCCGCAGCGCCTGCCTGTACTCGAAGCCCGGCACCGTGCTCGAACCCGACCACGTGTGGCGCCGGGTCGACGGCTGGATCACCTTCCCGTGGAGCGCGCTCGCACCGGTGACGGCCGAGTCGTGA
- a CDS encoding SDR family oxidoreductase — translation MAARPDTTERLAVVTGASSGIGAATVRLLRAHGWQVLAVARRQEKLEALAAETGAAFLVADVTDADAVAALAARVADAGGADVLVNNAGGALGSASVEESDVEDWRAMFEVNVIGTKRVTAALLPQLRRRAGTAGVADVVTVTSTAGHVAYENGGGYNAAKFAEHALVAALRLELNGEPLRVVEIAPGLVKTDEFALTRFRGDREKAEAVYADVPEPLVAEDVAEAIVHAVELPAHVNLDLVTVRPVAQSAQHKLARGPLAPRV, via the coding sequence ATGGCAGCACGACCCGACACCACCGAGCGGCTCGCCGTCGTCACGGGCGCGAGCTCGGGCATCGGCGCAGCGACCGTCCGGCTCCTCCGCGCGCACGGTTGGCAGGTCCTGGCCGTCGCCCGGCGGCAGGAGAAGCTCGAGGCGCTCGCCGCGGAGACGGGGGCGGCGTTCCTGGTCGCCGACGTCACCGACGCCGACGCGGTCGCGGCGCTCGCCGCGCGGGTGGCCGACGCCGGTGGGGCGGACGTCCTCGTCAACAACGCCGGTGGAGCCCTCGGCTCGGCGAGCGTCGAGGAGTCCGACGTCGAGGACTGGCGTGCGATGTTCGAGGTGAACGTCATCGGGACGAAGCGGGTCACCGCCGCTCTGCTCCCGCAGCTCCGCCGCCGCGCCGGCACCGCGGGCGTCGCCGACGTCGTCACCGTGACGAGCACCGCCGGGCACGTGGCCTACGAGAACGGCGGCGGGTACAACGCCGCGAAGTTCGCCGAGCACGCCCTGGTCGCGGCGCTGCGGCTCGAGCTGAACGGGGAGCCGCTCCGCGTGGTCGAGATCGCGCCGGGCCTGGTGAAGACCGACGAGTTCGCCCTGACGCGGTTCCGCGGCGACCGCGAGAAGGCCGAGGCCGTCTACGCCGACGTCCCGGAGCCGCTCGTGGCCGAGGACGTCGCCGAGGCGATCGTGCACGCGGTCGAGCTGCCCGCCCACGTCAACCTCGACCTGGTCACCGTGCGACCGGTCGCCCAGTCCGCCCAGCACAAGCTCGCCCGCGGACCGCTCGCGCCGCGGGTCTGA
- a CDS encoding acyltransferase family protein, with translation MTTDAAPPAPSAPATALEPGRAPRRIPMWDTARFVAVTLVVVGHAIQRQTAGSEHALALYTFIYAFHMPAFGVISGYFSSAATPTAERMRRTFTDIVVPYIVMQTIWTVVQAIVEGGKDFNPTKPTWTLWFLLALGIFRLILPYLAILRWPLVWAVVLSVGVGYLDNVDSTFSLGRAISLLPFFLLGWQVKRWGVFDRWYEAPRRVVVRLRVAAAAVFAVWAVACLLFIPQFKEFDLHHWFFYDDSYSGLGEDAWWAGGVRLGLVLLATVLTASFLLLVPRRTVWITRFGAATMYVYLLHTFVLYPIRESGVLAGEHSAWPYVLLMVAVACAVSLFLAQPFVRRGMRWLLEPKVDWLFRREPVER, from the coding sequence ATGACGACGGACGCCGCTCCCCCAGCGCCCTCCGCCCCGGCGACCGCCCTCGAGCCGGGACGCGCGCCGCGCCGGATCCCGATGTGGGACACGGCCCGCTTCGTGGCGGTCACGCTCGTGGTGGTCGGACACGCGATCCAGCGGCAGACCGCCGGCAGCGAGCACGCACTCGCGCTCTACACGTTCATCTACGCGTTCCACATGCCCGCGTTCGGTGTCATCAGCGGGTACTTCTCGTCGGCGGCGACCCCGACCGCGGAACGGATGCGTCGGACGTTCACGGACATCGTGGTGCCGTACATCGTCATGCAGACGATCTGGACGGTGGTGCAGGCGATCGTCGAGGGCGGCAAGGACTTCAACCCGACGAAGCCGACGTGGACGCTGTGGTTCCTGCTCGCCCTGGGGATCTTCCGGCTGATCCTGCCGTACCTGGCGATCCTGCGCTGGCCCCTCGTCTGGGCGGTCGTGCTCAGTGTCGGCGTGGGCTACCTCGACAACGTCGACTCCACGTTCTCGCTGGGCCGCGCGATCAGCCTGCTGCCGTTCTTCCTGCTCGGGTGGCAGGTCAAGCGGTGGGGCGTGTTCGACCGCTGGTACGAGGCCCCGCGGCGGGTCGTCGTCCGGCTCCGCGTCGCGGCCGCGGCGGTCTTCGCCGTGTGGGCGGTCGCCTGCCTGCTGTTCATCCCGCAGTTCAAGGAGTTCGACCTGCACCACTGGTTCTTCTACGACGACTCGTACTCGGGGCTCGGCGAGGACGCCTGGTGGGCCGGCGGCGTCCGGCTCGGCCTGGTGCTCCTCGCGACCGTGCTGACGGCGTCGTTCCTGCTGCTCGTCCCCCGCCGCACGGTCTGGATCACCCGGTTCGGCGCCGCGACGATGTACGTCTACCTGCTCCACACGTTCGTGCTCTACCCGATCCGGGAGTCCGGGGTGCTGGCGGGCGAGCACTCGGCGTGGCCGTACGTGCTCCTCATGGTCGCGGTGGCCTGCGCGGTGAGCCTGTTCCTGGCGCAGCCGTTCGTGCGCCGCGGGATGCGCTGGTTGCTCGAGCCGAAGGTCGACTGGCTGTTCCGCCGGGAGCCCGTCGAGCGCTGA
- a CDS encoding bifunctional o-acetylhomoserine/o-acetylserine sulfhydrylase: protein MSTNDAAAWRFETTQVHAGAQPDPTTGARATPIYKTTSYVFENSDHARDLFALAQPGNIYSRIMNPTNDVVEQRIAALEGGTGALLVSSGQAAETYAVLNIAGAGDHIVSSSSIYGGTYNLFKYTLAKLGIETTFVEDQDDLEEWRRAVRPNTKLFFAETIGNPRINVLDIGGVSSVAHESGVPLIVDNTIATPYLIRPFEHGADIVVHSATKFLGGHGTVIGGVIVDGGRFPWSEHADRFPEFNSPDPSYHGAVFAQAVGNELAFVVKARVQLLRDLGASNSPDTAFALLQGIETLSLRIERHVSNAQEIAEWLDRHPDVASVSYAGLPTSPWYAAATKYAPRGVGAVLSFELKGGVPAGKAFVDELRLFSHLANIGDVRSLVIHPASTTHSQLTPEQQLTTGVTPGLVRLSVGIENVEDLRADLEAGLAAARAVSQEGLRA, encoded by the coding sequence ATGAGCACGAACGACGCCGCCGCCTGGCGGTTCGAGACCACGCAGGTGCACGCCGGCGCGCAGCCGGACCCGACCACCGGGGCGCGGGCGACGCCGATCTACAAGACGACGTCGTACGTGTTCGAGAACTCGGACCACGCCCGCGACCTGTTCGCGCTGGCGCAGCCGGGCAACATCTACTCGCGCATCATGAACCCGACGAACGACGTCGTCGAGCAGCGGATCGCCGCGCTCGAGGGCGGGACGGGCGCGCTCCTGGTGTCGAGCGGGCAGGCGGCCGAGACGTACGCGGTGCTCAACATCGCGGGGGCCGGCGACCACATCGTCTCGTCGTCGTCGATCTACGGCGGCACGTACAACCTGTTCAAGTACACGCTGGCGAAGCTCGGCATCGAGACCACGTTCGTCGAGGACCAGGACGACCTCGAGGAGTGGCGTCGCGCGGTCCGACCGAACACGAAGCTCTTCTTCGCCGAGACGATCGGCAACCCGCGGATCAACGTCCTCGACATCGGTGGCGTGAGCAGCGTCGCGCACGAGAGCGGCGTACCGCTCATCGTCGACAACACGATCGCGACGCCCTACCTCATCCGTCCGTTCGAGCACGGTGCCGACATCGTGGTGCACTCGGCGACGAAGTTCCTCGGCGGGCACGGCACGGTCATCGGTGGCGTCATCGTCGACGGCGGGCGCTTCCCCTGGTCAGAGCACGCCGACCGCTTCCCGGAGTTCAACTCCCCCGACCCCTCGTACCACGGCGCCGTGTTCGCCCAGGCGGTCGGGAACGAGCTCGCGTTCGTCGTGAAGGCCCGGGTGCAGCTCCTCCGCGACCTCGGGGCGTCGAACTCGCCCGACACCGCCTTCGCCCTGCTGCAGGGCATCGAGACGCTGTCGCTGCGCATCGAACGGCACGTGTCGAACGCCCAGGAGATCGCCGAGTGGCTCGACCGACACCCGGACGTCGCGTCGGTGTCCTACGCCGGACTCCCGACGTCGCCCTGGTACGCCGCCGCGACGAAGTACGCGCCGCGCGGCGTCGGAGCGGTGCTGTCGTTCGAACTGAAGGGCGGCGTGCCCGCCGGCAAGGCCTTCGTCGACGAGCTGCGGCTGTTCTCGCACCTGGCGAACATCGGTGACGTGCGCTCGCTCGTCATCCACCCGGCGTCGACGACGCACTCGCAGCTCACCCCCGAGCAGCAGCTCACCACCGGCGTCACCCCGGGGCTCGTGCGACTCTCGGTCGGCATCGAGAACGTCGAGGACCTGCGCGCCGACCTCGAGGCGGGACTCGCCGCGGCGCGCGCGGTCTCGCAGGAGGGCCTCCGGGCGTAG
- a CDS encoding homoserine O-acetyltransferase: MDWQTIPEDSVPSTLVPGAELGTIGKPPVTGAWRPGDHPGARQFASLGEQWVRGGRIPAVRVAYETWGELDEARGNAVLLLHAMTGDSHVAGPAGPGHRTAGWWGDVVGPGRAIDTDRWFVVAPNVLGGCQGTTGPSSVAPDGVEWGSRFPFVTVRDQVAVQAQLADHLGIDVFAAVVGGSMGGMHALEFAVSHPSRVTRLAVLASTAQTTADQIAANSLQRAAVQTDPAYNGGDYYEAEAGEGPHRGLSLARRMALMTYRAPDELNGRFARSWQSDVSPLGDDGRFSVESYLDFHGNRFTRRFDASSYVTLTHAMDSHDVGAGRGGVSAALGRVTARTLVLGVTSDRLFPLEDQHRIAAGVPDTLDGDRAAVLDSEFGHDGFLIEHEAVGAHLRRLLD, translated from the coding sequence ATGGACTGGCAGACGATCCCCGAGGACTCGGTCCCGTCCACCCTCGTGCCCGGCGCCGAGCTCGGGACGATCGGCAAGCCCCCGGTGACGGGTGCCTGGCGTCCGGGTGACCACCCCGGCGCACGGCAGTTCGCCTCGCTCGGCGAGCAGTGGGTGCGCGGAGGCCGGATCCCGGCCGTGCGCGTGGCCTACGAGACGTGGGGCGAACTGGACGAGGCGCGGGGCAACGCCGTGCTGCTCCTCCACGCGATGACCGGCGACTCCCACGTCGCCGGTCCGGCCGGTCCGGGACACCGCACGGCCGGCTGGTGGGGCGACGTCGTCGGCCCCGGGCGGGCGATCGACACGGACCGGTGGTTCGTCGTCGCGCCGAACGTGCTCGGCGGTTGCCAGGGCACGACGGGGCCGTCGTCGGTGGCGCCGGACGGCGTCGAGTGGGGCTCGCGCTTCCCGTTCGTCACGGTGCGCGACCAGGTCGCCGTCCAGGCGCAGCTCGCCGACCACCTCGGCATCGACGTCTTCGCGGCCGTGGTCGGCGGGTCGATGGGCGGGATGCACGCGCTCGAGTTCGCGGTCTCCCACCCGTCGCGGGTCACCCGGCTCGCCGTCCTCGCGTCCACGGCGCAGACCACCGCCGACCAGATCGCGGCGAACTCGTTGCAGCGCGCCGCCGTCCAGACCGACCCTGCCTACAACGGCGGCGACTACTACGAGGCCGAGGCCGGCGAGGGACCGCACCGCGGCCTGTCGCTCGCCCGTCGGATGGCCCTCATGACCTACCGGGCCCCCGACGAACTCAACGGCCGGTTCGCCCGGTCGTGGCAGAGCGACGTCTCCCCGCTCGGTGACGACGGCCGGTTCTCGGTGGAGAGCTACCTGGACTTCCACGGGAACCGGTTCACCAGGCGGTTCGACGCCTCGTCCTACGTCACCCTGACCCACGCGATGGACTCGCACGACGTCGGGGCCGGGCGGGGAGGCGTGTCCGCCGCGCTCGGACGCGTCACCGCCCGGACGCTCGTCCTCGGCGTGACGAGCGATCGGCTGTTCCCGCTCGAGGACCAGCACCGCATCGCCGCGGGCGTGCCGGACACGCTCGACGGCGATCGGGCCGCGGTGCTCGACAGCGAGTTCGGGCACGACGGGTTCCTCATCGAGCACGAAGCGGTGGGCGCCCACCTCCGACGTCTGCTCGACTGA
- a CDS encoding ATP-binding protein, translated as MDFIAQERDRLLRSTTRVVGVTCALVSVVGIVSSLAVPLVPLLGALVCIAVLVAALFVFAMNGSVWWTALALAAGLGALALLLLGTDPDTRDVVASAVVPLAAGSLSAPLMSHRGAPVGLAMTIVTGVATIGAVAWASGSPFSGATAGVVLGWVLIAVVSVWIARSIPRVARRIQSIGTAHRAERQASETEAQRRQGARLLHDTVLATLTLLAHSGVGVSEQAMREQAAEDARLLRHLRLGATPQPQQSGDYSLTRVEESPLGQTLESVKQRFGRMGLEVSWHGTGQVLLPSHVLDAFLLALGECLENVRRHAGVGEAHVTIVHDQETVRAMVTDSGVGFDLEAVSAERLGFKESVVSRLREVGGDAKLFSAPGSGTTVVLEAPR; from the coding sequence ATGGACTTCATCGCACAGGAACGCGACCGCTTGCTGCGGTCGACCACCCGTGTCGTCGGCGTCACGTGTGCCCTGGTCTCCGTCGTCGGCATCGTCAGCTCGCTCGCCGTACCCCTGGTGCCCCTGCTCGGAGCCCTCGTCTGCATCGCGGTGCTCGTCGCCGCCCTGTTCGTCTTCGCGATGAACGGTTCCGTCTGGTGGACGGCCCTCGCGCTCGCCGCCGGCCTCGGCGCACTCGCCCTGCTGCTCCTCGGAACCGACCCCGACACCCGCGACGTCGTGGCGAGCGCCGTGGTGCCCCTCGCGGCCGGGTCGCTCTCCGCGCCGCTGATGTCGCATCGCGGCGCACCTGTCGGTCTCGCGATGACGATCGTCACCGGCGTCGCCACGATCGGAGCCGTCGCGTGGGCGTCCGGTAGTCCGTTCTCGGGAGCGACCGCTGGGGTCGTCCTCGGCTGGGTGCTCATCGCCGTGGTCTCCGTCTGGATCGCGAGGAGCATCCCCCGCGTGGCGCGTCGCATCCAGAGCATCGGCACCGCCCACCGTGCCGAGCGCCAGGCGAGCGAGACCGAGGCGCAGCGCCGGCAGGGTGCACGGCTCCTGCACGACACCGTCCTCGCGACCCTGACCCTGCTCGCCCACTCGGGCGTCGGCGTCTCCGAGCAGGCCATGCGCGAGCAGGCCGCCGAGGACGCCCGGCTCCTCCGACACCTCCGTCTCGGTGCGACCCCGCAGCCCCAGCAGTCCGGCGACTACTCCCTCACGAGGGTCGAGGAGTCACCGCTCGGCCAGACCCTCGAGTCCGTCAAGCAGCGCTTCGGCCGCATGGGGCTCGAGGTGAGCTGGCACGGCACCGGTCAGGTGCTCCTGCCGTCGCACGTGCTCGACGCGTTCCTCCTCGCACTCGGTGAGTGCCTCGAGAACGTCCGACGCCACGCCGGTGTCGGCGAGGCACACGTCACGATCGTCCACGACCAGGAGACCGTGCGGGCGATGGTCACGGACTCCGGTGTCGGGTTCGACCTCGAGGCGGTCAGCGCCGAACGCCTCGGCTTCAAGGAGAGCGTCGTGAGCCGCCTCCGCGAGGTCGGTGGCGACGCGAAGCTCTTCTCCGCCCCCGGCTCGGGCACCACCGTCGTCCTGGAGGCTCCCCGATGA
- a CDS encoding response regulator transcription factor produces the protein MATPEEPIRLALVDDHRMLLGALTEWIRSAADDITLVAAVTTWPELLTSPAFPVDVVLLDLDLKDSIPVSLKISTLKTAGVKTVVMSTYSEPNVVREALASGALGYLVKSEDADMIVEAIRAAQRGEQYVSAELDLAINSGDVGGVPKLSAQERRVMALYGGGEPVKSVAYQLGISEETAKSYLKRIREKYRVAGFDVGTKVALRKRAITDGIIVQDGSPVGL, from the coding sequence ATGGCGACTCCAGAGGAACCGATCCGACTCGCGCTCGTCGACGACCACCGGATGCTGCTCGGCGCACTGACGGAGTGGATCCGCAGCGCCGCCGACGACATCACGCTCGTCGCCGCCGTCACGACCTGGCCCGAGCTCCTCACGAGCCCCGCGTTCCCCGTCGACGTCGTCCTGCTCGACCTCGACCTCAAGGACTCGATCCCGGTCTCGCTGAAGATCTCCACGCTGAAGACCGCCGGCGTCAAGACCGTGGTCATGAGCACCTACTCCGAGCCGAACGTCGTCCGTGAGGCCCTGGCCTCCGGCGCCCTCGGCTACCTCGTCAAGAGCGAGGACGCCGACATGATCGTCGAGGCGATCCGCGCCGCCCAGCGCGGTGAGCAGTACGTCTCCGCGGAGCTCGACCTCGCGATCAACAGCGGTGACGTCGGTGGCGTCCCCAAGCTCAGCGCCCAGGAGCGCCGCGTGATGGCGCTCTACGGCGGCGGCGAGCCCGTCAAGAGCGTCGCCTACCAGCTCGGCATCTCCGAGGAGACCGCCAAGAGCTACCTCAAGCGCATCCGCGAGAAGTACCGCGTCGCGGGCTTCGACGTCGGCACGAAGGTCGCGCTGCGGAAGCGCGCGATCACCGACGGCATCATCGTGCAGGACGGCAGCCCGGTCGGGCTGTAA
- a CDS encoding MFS transporter — protein sequence MTLTTPTQRAFALIALALGGFAIGSTEFVAMGLLPNIAEALLPAQYAADPAAGVAHAGWLVSAYALGVVVGAPTIAAISATFPRKGLILVLLVGFVVATVASAVLPSFGLVLVARFVAGLPHGAYFGIASIVAGEIMGPGKRGKGIAMVMLGLSIANVVGVPAITWIGQNAGWRIAYGVVSLLFALTFLAVAAFVPRSAADEHATIGRELRAFRSPQVWIVMGLGAVGFGGFFAVYSYISPLVQNVTGLPESAVPLVLVVVGLGMVVGGVLGGHLADHSVKRTIYIGMLALIGALLVTVFTAQWVWGVFLGAFLLGATSSAIPPAVQSRLMDVAGDARTIAAALNHSAFNIGNSLGAALGGAVIAAGFGFLAPAWLGIVLALLGLLVTMVSYGAERRSVRRAALRSSSPSTGPITAPVPTV from the coding sequence ATGACGCTCACCACCCCGACGCAGCGTGCGTTCGCCCTCATCGCCCTCGCCCTCGGTGGCTTCGCCATCGGGTCGACCGAGTTCGTAGCGATGGGCCTGCTGCCGAACATCGCCGAAGCCCTGCTGCCCGCACAGTACGCGGCCGACCCCGCCGCCGGCGTCGCACACGCCGGCTGGCTCGTCAGCGCCTACGCACTGGGTGTCGTGGTGGGTGCGCCGACGATCGCGGCGATCTCCGCCACCTTCCCGCGCAAGGGCCTGATCCTCGTGCTGCTCGTCGGCTTCGTGGTCGCGACGGTCGCGAGCGCGGTGCTGCCGAGCTTCGGCCTCGTGCTCGTCGCGCGCTTCGTCGCCGGGCTGCCCCACGGCGCCTACTTCGGCATCGCCTCCATCGTCGCCGGCGAGATCATGGGCCCGGGCAAGCGCGGCAAGGGCATCGCGATGGTGATGCTCGGCCTGTCGATCGCCAACGTCGTCGGCGTGCCCGCGATCACCTGGATCGGGCAGAACGCCGGCTGGCGCATCGCGTACGGCGTCGTGTCGCTGCTGTTCGCCCTGACCTTCCTGGCCGTCGCAGCGTTCGTCCCGCGCAGCGCCGCCGACGAGCACGCGACCATCGGGCGGGAACTCCGAGCCTTCCGGTCACCGCAGGTCTGGATCGTGATGGGTCTCGGCGCGGTCGGGTTCGGCGGCTTCTTCGCCGTCTACTCGTACATCTCCCCGCTCGTGCAGAACGTCACCGGGCTGCCCGAGTCCGCCGTACCGCTCGTGCTCGTGGTCGTCGGCCTCGGCATGGTCGTCGGCGGAGTGCTCGGCGGTCACCTGGCCGACCACAGCGTCAAGCGCACGATCTACATCGGGATGCTCGCGCTCATCGGTGCCCTGCTCGTGACGGTCTTCACGGCGCAGTGGGTCTGGGGTGTGTTCCTCGGCGCGTTCCTGCTCGGGGCGACCTCCTCCGCGATCCCGCCGGCGGTCCAGTCGCGTCTCATGGACGTCGCCGGTGACGCCCGGACCATCGCTGCGGCGCTGAACCACTCCGCGTTCAACATCGGGAACTCGCTCGGCGCCGCGCTCGGCGGGGCGGTCATCGCCGCGGGCTTCGGGTTCCTCGCGCCGGCGTGGCTCGGCATCGTGCTCGCGCTGCTCGGCCTGCTCGTGACGATGGTGAGCTACGGCGCCGAGCGGCGCTCGGTCCGTCGCGCCGCACTCCGGTCGTCGTCGCCGTCGACCGGACCGATCACGGCACCGGTGCCGACGGTCTGA
- a CDS encoding thiamine-binding protein codes for MIVAFSVAPSGGPSASSDGSVHDAVAAAVRVVRESGLPNRTSSMFTEVEGEWDEVMDVVKRATEAVGAYGTRVSLVLKADIRPGHTGEIDGKLERLEAALGD; via the coding sequence ATGATCGTCGCGTTCTCCGTCGCTCCGTCCGGTGGTCCCTCGGCGTCCTCGGACGGGTCCGTGCACGATGCGGTCGCCGCAGCGGTCCGGGTCGTCCGCGAGTCCGGGTTGCCGAACCGCACCTCGTCGATGTTCACCGAGGTCGAGGGGGAGTGGGACGAGGTCATGGACGTCGTCAAGCGCGCCACCGAGGCCGTCGGCGCCTACGGCACCCGGGTGTCCCTCGTGCTCAAGGCCGACATCCGGCCGGGGCACACCGGGGAGATCGACGGCAAGCTCGAGCGGCTCGAGGCGGCGCTCGGCGACTGA
- a CDS encoding glycosyltransferase 87 family protein, whose protein sequence is MQQRFRWVEGVSLAVVFVLVHTVLWWLATTAPNQPLGDVTITYRRWIEVGRIDHSWVGVDSDWVYPVFALVPMAAAALGGTAAIASGWLALMVLLDAVACAFLWRFRALGVRVVWWWLVFLLALGPIALGRIDTVATALALVGVAFVVTRPAVASALFTAAAWTKVWPAALVGVLLLLRRGHRGAVLTGALVVTGLIVLVDVLYGGAPHLLSFVSEQSDRALQIEAPLATPFMWAAALGVPGAAVYYDREILTFEVSGAGTHAAAALSTPLMALLVVGGAVLALLAVQRGARRTEVAPVLALLFVAALIAANKVGSPQYVGWYAVPVVWGLVAGHPSARRFLPVAIGLLPLALLTQVVYPGFYDQLLGVRAWIVFVLTVRNVLEVAVLVWAVVVLVRLARRSPGRRGGFPSGRSAGRSSEAASGSAVRGGVDRGRMDA, encoded by the coding sequence GTGCAGCAGCGGTTCCGGTGGGTCGAGGGCGTCTCGCTCGCCGTGGTCTTCGTGCTCGTGCACACCGTGCTGTGGTGGCTGGCGACGACGGCACCGAACCAGCCGCTCGGCGACGTCACCATCACCTACCGGCGGTGGATCGAGGTCGGCCGGATCGACCACTCGTGGGTCGGCGTCGACTCGGACTGGGTGTACCCGGTGTTCGCACTCGTGCCGATGGCTGCGGCGGCGCTGGGCGGCACCGCGGCGATCGCGAGCGGCTGGCTCGCCCTCATGGTGCTGCTCGACGCCGTCGCCTGTGCCTTCCTCTGGCGGTTCCGCGCGCTCGGCGTGCGGGTCGTCTGGTGGTGGCTGGTCTTCCTGCTCGCGCTCGGGCCGATCGCACTCGGGCGGATCGACACCGTGGCCACCGCCCTCGCCCTCGTCGGGGTGGCCTTCGTCGTGACCCGGCCCGCGGTCGCATCGGCGCTCTTCACCGCCGCGGCCTGGACCAAGGTGTGGCCGGCCGCCCTCGTGGGCGTGCTGCTCCTGCTGCGGCGGGGACACCGCGGCGCCGTCCTGACCGGGGCCCTCGTCGTGACCGGGCTGATCGTGCTCGTCGACGTGCTCTACGGGGGAGCGCCGCACCTGCTGTCCTTCGTGAGCGAGCAGAGCGACCGGGCACTGCAGATCGAGGCGCCGCTCGCGACGCCCTTCATGTGGGCGGCGGCGCTCGGGGTGCCGGGGGCCGCGGTGTACTACGACCGCGAGATCCTGACGTTCGAGGTCTCCGGCGCGGGCACGCACGCGGCAGCCGCCCTCTCGACCCCGCTGATGGCGCTGCTCGTGGTCGGAGGTGCCGTCCTCGCGCTGCTCGCGGTGCAGCGCGGTGCCCGTCGCACCGAGGTCGCGCCGGTCCTGGCGCTGCTGTTCGTCGCGGCGCTCATCGCGGCGAACAAGGTCGGGTCGCCGCAGTACGTCGGGTGGTACGCGGTGCCCGTCGTCTGGGGGCTCGTCGCCGGACACCCGAGCGCACGGCGCTTCCTGCCCGTCGCGATCGGGCTGCTGCCCCTGGCGCTGCTGACGCAGGTGGTCTACCCGGGGTTCTACGACCAGCTCCTCGGGGTGCGCGCCTGGATCGTGTTCGTGCTCACGGTGCGGAACGTGCTCGAGGTCGCCGTGCTCGTGTGGGCGGTCGTCGTGCTCGTGCGGCTGGCGCGGCGCTCGCCGGGGCGTCGGGGTGGGTTCCCGTCCGGCCGTTCGGCGGGACGCTCATCGGAGGCGGCGTCCGGGTCAGCGGTGCGCGGGGGAGTCGACCGGGGCAGGATGGACGCATGA
- a CDS encoding YceI family protein: protein MSTDPRHRPATRKPLVWAAIVLLVAVLAVVGVAVGTNVYSSSENAKASATPSVAASRAPSTLDAADLSGDWTVGGDSEAGYRVHEVLNGSDVTVTGRTDSVTGSARVDGTSITAATITVQVADIATDSAQRDSYFRDSALDASAFPQATFTLTEPITDAVPSGSGTTEVRADGELTLHGVTKAVRADLQIGLDGDGVTVSGTVPITFSDFGVQAPDLGFVKVDDAGAVEFVVHATPAS from the coding sequence GTGAGCACCGACCCCCGCCATCGCCCCGCAACCCGCAAGCCCCTCGTCTGGGCGGCGATCGTCCTGCTCGTCGCGGTGCTCGCCGTCGTCGGCGTCGCGGTCGGTACGAACGTCTACTCGTCGAGCGAGAACGCGAAGGCGTCAGCGACGCCGTCCGTCGCAGCCAGTCGTGCTCCGTCCACGCTCGACGCGGCCGACCTGTCCGGCGACTGGACGGTCGGCGGGGACTCCGAGGCCGGCTACCGCGTCCACGAGGTCCTCAACGGTTCCGACGTCACGGTGACCGGCCGGACCGACAGCGTCACCGGCTCGGCCCGGGTCGACGGCACGTCGATCACCGCCGCGACCATCACGGTGCAGGTCGCCGACATCGCCACCGACTCCGCACAGCGCGACTCGTACTTCCGCGACTCCGCCCTCGACGCCTCGGCCTTCCCACAGGCGACCTTCACCCTCACCGAGCCGATCACCGACGCCGTCCCGAGCGGCTCGGGCACGACCGAGGTCCGCGCGGACGGCGAGCTCACGCTGCACGGGGTGACCAAGGCGGTCCGCGCCGACCTGCAGATCGGGCTGGACGGCGACGGCGTCACGGTGTCCGGAACGGTCCCGATCACGTTCTCGGACTTCGGCGTGCAGGCCCCCGACCTCGGCTTCGTCAAGGTCGACGACGCGGGCGCCGTCGAGTTCGTGGTGCACGCGACGCCCGCGTCCTGA